Genomic segment of Peribacillus frigoritolerans:
CATTAAATGTAAAAGGATTTAACGTATCCATGCCTAATAAAATGAAGATCCTTCCATATCTTGATGAATTGGCTGACAGTGCTAAATTTTCTGGGGCCGTTAATACAGTTGTCAATGTCGATGGAAAGTTCGTAGGGCACAGCACTGATGGAATGGGATATACTCGGAACCTAAAAGAACATGGTATTGATATTAAAGGCAAGAAAATGACTCTTATCGGTTCTGGCGGGGCTGCTACTCCAATTGCCATTCAATCTGCGCTGGAAGGTGTGGCGGAAATCAGCATTTTTGCTCGTGATGATGCATTCTTCCCGCAAGCAGAAGAGAATGTACGAATCATCAATGAAGATATGAAGCACTTAAATGTGAAAGCCAATGTATACCCTCTTGAAAATGTTGAACAATTAAGAGCTGAAATCGCAACTAGTGATATTTTGGCAAATGGAACCGGCGTTGGCATGAAACCACTTGAAGGCTTAAGTGTCATTCAAGACGAATCAATGCTGCGTCCTGATCTAATCGTAACAGATGTTGTTTACATCCCACGAAAGTCTAAACTAATGGAACAAGCTGAAGCTGTGGGTGCTACAGCTATTAATGGTCTTGGGATGATGCTTTGGCAAGGTGCGCTAGCCTTTGAATTATGGACAGGTCAACAGATGCCTGTTGATTTCATCAAAGAGCAATTGTTTGCAGAATAAAATGATTCCACTCTGGAGATTGTTCTCCAAATAGAGGTTTTTTCATATTCGATTGCATCATTCGTTAAATGATTACAAAAATTTGGTGCAGAAACCTCGGAGCTAAGAAATGCAGGGAGTGAAATCCCTTGTTTTTCTTAGCGTTTTTTTTTGAAAAGTGGTTTTCATGTAAATGGATAACATAAAGGGGAGGCTTTAATGTAATTACATTGTGCATTAAGGTGTTATATGGGAGAAACACAACGTGATTTATTATAGGGGTGTAATAATGAAAAATCAGTATTTTAAAGCGGCATCTGGCTTGTATATTAACTATTTTCTGCTGGGGATGGTTAATATAATTCTCGCCTCGAACATGCCCTCTTTAACAGAACAATGGGATACGGACTCTACTGGCATCAGTTATCTTATTGCAGCAATAGGAATAGGCAGATTACTCACGTATGGTCTCTCGGGAGTATTATCAGATAAATTTGGAAGAAAGCCATTAATCATGGTCTCTTCGGTTATAATGGGCGTTTTTTTAATTGGGATTCCATTTTCCCCCACTTATGAAATGGCCTTTGTATTTGCCTTACTTGCGGGGATTTCCAACTCAGCCATGGATGCTGGTACATATCCGGCGCTAACTGAAATGTTTCCTGAAGCTGCTGGTTCCGCGAGTGTTATGGTTAAGGCTTTTGGCTCGCTTGGTGCTACCATCCTGCCATTCATCATCTTGTTTCTTACTTCGAACCAATTATTTTACGGGTTTGCATTTTTAGTACCGGCTGTCATCTATTTCATGAATATGTTTTTGGTTTTGTCTGCTTCATTTCCAAGCAAATCCGAAGCTGTCAGTCAAGAGGAGGATTTGCATAGTAACAGGTTCATAACGGAACCTAAATTTTGGAGCGAAGGAGTCGCACTAATCATAATTGGGTTTACATCAACTGCGTTATTTACAGTTTCGCAAATCTGGTTACCGAGTTTCGGCCAGGAAGTCGCAGGGATGCCATCTTCAAGTGCCATTAAATTATTGAGCTATTATAGTGTTGGATCACTGATTTCCGTCCTGCTATTATCCATCTTATTAAACAAATGGATTAAGCCCGTGACGGTGATATTGCTTTATCC
This window contains:
- a CDS encoding shikimate dehydrogenase: MENLGRINGKTELVGLLATPIGHSLSPAMHNLAFDKLGLNCAYLAFEVGNEELEDAVKGMRALNVKGFNVSMPNKMKILPYLDELADSAKFSGAVNTVVNVDGKFVGHSTDGMGYTRNLKEHGIDIKGKKMTLIGSGGAATPIAIQSALEGVAEISIFARDDAFFPQAEENVRIINEDMKHLNVKANVYPLENVEQLRAEIATSDILANGTGVGMKPLEGLSVIQDESMLRPDLIVTDVVYIPRKSKLMEQAEAVGATAINGLGMMLWQGALAFELWTGQQMPVDFIKEQLFAE
- a CDS encoding MFS transporter; this translates as MKNQYFKAASGLYINYFLLGMVNIILASNMPSLTEQWDTDSTGISYLIAAIGIGRLLTYGLSGVLSDKFGRKPLIMVSSVIMGVFLIGIPFSPTYEMAFVFALLAGISNSAMDAGTYPALTEMFPEAAGSASVMVKAFGSLGATILPFIILFLTSNQLFYGFAFLVPAVIYFMNMFLVLSASFPSKSEAVSQEEDLHSNRFITEPKFWSEGVALIIIGFTSTALFTVSQIWLPSFGQEVAGMPSSSAIKLLSYYSVGSLISVLLLSILLNKWIKPVTVILLYPMITLITVIIILTIHSPIVLSISSFFLGASTAGIFQLSIAIMTELFWRKKGTVTGIVATASSLASVILPIATGLIAKSGDISHIFLFDCFIATIGILAAAFVYYRYKKLTQHQTIFNHG